One Sporocytophaga myxococcoides DNA segment encodes these proteins:
- a CDS encoding FKBP-type peptidyl-prolyl cis-trans isomerase translates to MLKKSVAAVGLCILAASGILSSCDGYKKTENGLKYKIVKDSTGGKNVEVGSVALVQMSYQNEKDTFSTAKQNYGNPIDILVSESPFKGSLEEGLALLSEGDSAIFMVSSDSLYQKRFNTEMPKEIKPGSFTTFNVKVVKVYTKSEVAAEREKYRKQQQEMNKQQMAMVDDYISKMLDSASVKTQLKTDNAIIDKKLKSENITAQRTKYGVSYVITKDANSPLITKGDTVTVEYTGKLLDGTTFDSSVGKDPFTVVVGLGRVIPGWEDALQVLGKGDKATIFIPSPLGYGKSGIPDPANKGKFLIPKNAPLVFDIEVLDVKK, encoded by the coding sequence ATGTTAAAGAAAAGTGTTGCGGCAGTTGGCCTATGTATTTTAGCCGCTTCCGGTATTCTGTCTTCTTGCGACGGATACAAAAAAACCGAGAACGGCCTTAAATACAAGATTGTAAAGGACTCAACTGGTGGAAAGAATGTGGAAGTTGGAAGCGTAGCTCTTGTGCAGATGAGCTATCAAAATGAGAAGGATACCTTTAGCACTGCGAAACAGAATTACGGGAACCCAATAGATATTCTTGTTTCTGAATCTCCTTTTAAAGGGAGCCTTGAAGAAGGTTTGGCCTTGCTTAGTGAAGGTGATAGCGCTATTTTTATGGTAAGCAGCGATTCTCTTTACCAAAAGAGATTCAACACAGAGATGCCTAAGGAAATTAAACCAGGTAGTTTTACTACATTTAATGTTAAGGTAGTTAAAGTCTATACTAAATCAGAGGTAGCTGCTGAAAGAGAAAAGTATAGAAAGCAACAGCAGGAAATGAACAAGCAGCAAATGGCAATGGTAGATGATTATATCAGCAAAATGCTTGATTCTGCTTCTGTAAAAACTCAACTTAAAACTGACAATGCCATCATTGACAAAAAACTAAAGTCCGAAAATATTACTGCTCAAAGAACCAAGTATGGCGTTTCTTATGTGATTACAAAAGATGCAAATTCTCCTTTAATTACTAAAGGGGATACTGTTACAGTTGAGTACACAGGAAAGCTTCTTGATGGTACAACATTTGATTCTTCAGTAGGTAAAGATCCTTTCACTGTTGTTGTTGGACTTGGCAGAGTGATTCCAGGGTGGGAAGACGCACTTCAGGTGCTTGGTAAAGGTGATAAAGCTACAATCTTTATTCCATCTCCTCTTGGTTATGGTAAGTCTGGAATACCTGATCCGGCAAACAAAGGGAAATTCCTGATTCCTAAAAATGCACCTTTGGTATTTGATATTGAAGTGCTTGATGTTAAGAAGTAA
- the corA gene encoding magnesium/cobalt transporter CorA, with product MKTVRPHKSRTVGLSPGTLKENKNPENNSVVTVMSYNATSLEERTISSLDELHKYKSADAVSWINIDGTEDSESLKKIGEIFNLHPLLLEDISTAEQRPKMDEFDEQLFTILNMLSFNSEKNCITVEQVGIVLGSNYVLSFQEAGGDVFDPNRNRIRNNKGKHRKYSADYLFYTLIDTIVDNYFIILEKIGERLEDIEDSLISEPTNDILNDLYKIKRELILLRKSIWPLREVLMKFEREEYELITDSTQTYFKDVYDHTVQIIDTLESFRDLSGGMLDLYMSSISNRMNAVMKVLTVISTIFIPLSFLAGIYGMNFDYIPELKWKYGYFGFLASCLTILIAMLFYFRKKKWL from the coding sequence ATGAAAACGGTAAGACCTCATAAATCAAGGACAGTCGGATTATCCCCGGGCACTCTTAAAGAAAATAAGAATCCTGAAAATAACTCAGTCGTAACTGTCATGAGTTATAATGCGACTTCTCTGGAAGAAAGAACGATTTCTTCTCTGGATGAACTTCATAAATATAAAAGTGCTGATGCCGTTTCATGGATTAATATTGATGGGACAGAAGATAGCGAGAGTCTCAAAAAAATCGGCGAAATTTTTAATCTGCACCCTCTCCTGCTTGAAGATATATCCACAGCGGAACAACGTCCGAAAATGGACGAATTCGATGAACAGCTATTTACTATCCTCAATATGCTTAGTTTTAATTCCGAGAAAAATTGTATAACAGTTGAACAGGTCGGCATCGTATTGGGTAGCAACTACGTACTCTCCTTTCAGGAAGCAGGCGGAGATGTATTTGACCCAAACAGGAACAGGATTAGAAACAACAAGGGGAAACACCGGAAATATTCTGCTGACTATTTATTCTATACCCTTATAGATACCATTGTAGACAATTATTTTATCATCCTTGAAAAAATTGGGGAAAGACTTGAAGATATAGAAGATAGCCTGATTAGCGAACCTACCAATGACATTCTTAACGACCTTTACAAAATTAAAAGAGAGCTTATTCTTCTCCGCAAATCCATTTGGCCGCTCCGTGAGGTTTTAATGAAATTCGAAAGAGAAGAATATGAGCTTATAACCGATTCCACTCAAACTTATTTTAAGGACGTTTATGACCATACTGTTCAGATTATTGATACTTTGGAATCCTTCAGAGATTTGTCAGGAGGAATGCTTGATCTTTATATGTCAAGTATAAGCAATAGGATGAATGCCGTTATGAAAGTCCTTACTGTTATATCAACCATATTTATCCCATTATCTTTTTTGGCAGGCATTTACGGGATGAACTTTGACTATATACCTGAATTAAAGTGGAAATATGGATACTTTGGATTTTTGGCTTCATGCCTTACAATTTTAATAGCAATGCTATTCTACTTCAGAAAGAAAAAATGGCTCTGA
- a CDS encoding DHH family phosphoesterase produces MQDLVSLREILRTPKKIVITTHAKPDADALGSSLAMWAYLKKKGHDPKVITPTDYPTFLNWMNGNDEVIVYEENVELSTKLVKEAEVIFCLDFSALGRINEMGELVKNATATKVLIDHHLEPEYFADFVFWDIKAAATAVLIYKLIIGLGDREYLDTCIGECIYAGIMTDTGSFRHPSTNKEVHMIIAELLNLAVDVSRIHRLIYDNNSESKLRFLGFALLEKLVVERDLYAAYIAISEADLKRFDSQTGDTEGLVNYALSIDGVVIAAVIIERPDSVKLSFRSKGDFSVNEFARRHFEGGGHLNAAGGKSNLNLEDTVKNFLEVLPAYKEQLYQNYKLEKSLC; encoded by the coding sequence ATGCAGGATCTTGTATCTCTAAGGGAAATCCTAAGGACTCCAAAAAAAATTGTCATTACAACTCACGCAAAACCTGATGCTGATGCCTTAGGTTCTTCGCTTGCAATGTGGGCTTATCTCAAGAAAAAAGGTCATGATCCTAAAGTGATTACTCCAACAGATTATCCTACTTTTCTTAACTGGATGAATGGTAATGACGAGGTAATTGTGTACGAAGAAAATGTGGAGTTGTCTACAAAGCTGGTAAAGGAGGCTGAGGTTATTTTTTGTTTGGACTTTTCTGCTCTAGGCAGAATTAACGAGATGGGGGAACTTGTAAAAAATGCCACTGCAACAAAAGTATTGATAGATCACCATCTTGAGCCCGAGTATTTTGCAGATTTTGTTTTCTGGGATATCAAAGCTGCCGCTACTGCTGTGCTTATTTATAAGCTTATAATCGGTTTGGGTGACAGAGAATACCTTGATACCTGTATTGGGGAGTGTATCTATGCAGGAATCATGACCGATACGGGATCATTCAGGCATCCAAGCACGAACAAGGAAGTGCATATGATTATTGCAGAGCTTTTGAACCTCGCGGTTGATGTGTCACGGATTCATAGACTTATATATGATAACAATTCTGAGTCAAAGCTAAGATTTTTAGGTTTTGCACTTCTGGAAAAGCTCGTGGTAGAAAGAGACTTGTATGCTGCATATATCGCTATATCAGAAGCAGATTTGAAAAGGTTTGATTCGCAGACAGGTGATACAGAGGGTTTGGTAAACTATGCGTTGTCCATTGACGGAGTTGTGATCGCTGCAGTTATCATAGAACGGCCAGATTCTGTAAAACTATCTTTTAGATCTAAAGGTGATTTTTCCGTCAATGAATTTGCCAGAAGACATTTTGAAGGAGGAGGCCATTTAAATGCAGCGGGAGGAAAATCAAATCTAAACCTTGAAGATACTGTAAAAAATTTTTTGGAAGTGCTTCCTGCCTATAAAGAACAATTATATCAGAACTATAAACTAGAAAAATCATTATGTTAA
- a CDS encoding segregation and condensation protein A produces the protein MSFEIKLPLFTGPFDLLLFFIERDELDIYDIPISKITNDFLEYIHRLEEMNIEVASEFILVAATLMRVKAKMLLPRPEIDEQGNEVDPREELVAHLLEYKKYKSIINDLANLEEERMSLEKRGNIVKELKQLSEVNDVESELQDIDLYKLLKVYERVLRKFEEEKNKPIHTVVQYPYTIENQKEYILTKLSDVARLSFEDVISEFRTKIAMVYNFLAILELLTQGYLMIYVGEGFNNFWVEKRQAETEEAIEL, from the coding sequence GTGAGCTTCGAAATTAAACTACCCTTATTTACTGGTCCGTTCGACCTTTTGCTCTTTTTCATAGAGAGAGATGAGCTGGATATTTATGATATTCCTATTTCAAAAATAACCAATGACTTCCTGGAATACATTCACCGATTGGAAGAAATGAACATTGAGGTTGCCAGCGAATTCATCCTTGTTGCAGCAACCTTAATGAGGGTTAAGGCTAAAATGCTCTTGCCACGACCAGAAATTGATGAACAGGGTAATGAAGTAGATCCAAGGGAAGAGCTTGTGGCCCATCTTCTTGAGTATAAGAAATACAAGAGTATTATCAATGATCTTGCTAATCTCGAAGAGGAACGCATGAGCCTCGAAAAAAGAGGGAACATAGTCAAAGAGTTAAAACAACTTTCTGAAGTAAACGATGTGGAGTCAGAGCTCCAGGATATAGACCTGTATAAACTTCTCAAAGTTTATGAAAGGGTATTGAGGAAGTTTGAAGAAGAAAAAAATAAACCAATTCATACGGTGGTACAGTATCCTTATACCATTGAGAACCAGAAAGAATATATTTTGACTAAGTTGAGTGACGTTGCAAGGCTATCTTTTGAAGATGTCATTTCGGAATTCAGAACCAAAATAGCAATGGTATACAACTTCCTTGCAATTCTGGAACTATTAACACAAGGTTATCTGATGATTTATGTTGGGGAGGGATTTAATAACTTCTGGGTAGAGAAGAGACAGGCAGAGACGGAAGAAGCTATTGAGTTGTAG
- a CDS encoding FKBP-type peptidyl-prolyl cis-trans isomerase: MKHLIFFWAIFLIPFSKTFAEGDTITTKSGLKYVVKKRGTGEKAYAGAKVKVHYKGKFTDGKQFESSYDGKPFQFVLGTKEVIPGWDEGVLLMSEGEEGVLIIPGNLGYGKKGVKDDEHPGKYLIPPNATLIFEMHLLKVK, translated from the coding sequence ATGAAACATCTGATTTTCTTTTGGGCAATTTTTTTGATTCCATTTAGCAAAACGTTTGCAGAAGGTGATACTATCACAACAAAATCTGGTTTGAAGTATGTTGTGAAGAAAAGAGGTACGGGGGAAAAAGCTTATGCAGGAGCTAAAGTAAAAGTTCATTACAAGGGGAAGTTTACTGATGGCAAGCAGTTTGAAAGCAGTTATGATGGTAAACCTTTTCAATTTGTACTTGGTACTAAGGAAGTGATCCCTGGTTGGGATGAAGGAGTTCTCTTGATGTCTGAAGGTGAAGAAGGGGTTTTAATTATTCCTGGCAACCTTGGGTATGGCAAAAAAGGTGTAAAAGATGATGAGCACCCTGGTAAATACTTAATTCCACCAAATGCAACCTTGATATTTGAAATGCATTTGTTAAAGGTAAAGTAA
- a CDS encoding nucleoside-diphosphate kinase codes for MAGNRTFSMIKPDAVAAGNSGAILKMIEEAGFRIVALKKFKLSEERAGQFYEVHKERPFYNDLKKYMSSGFIMPMILEKENAVADFRKLIGATNPANAEDGTIRKLYAKSIEANAIHGSDSDENAAIEGNFFFSGLEQF; via the coding sequence ATGGCTGGTAACAGAACTTTTTCAATGATTAAACCTGATGCAGTAGCAGCAGGTAATTCCGGTGCAATTCTAAAGATGATCGAAGAGGCAGGATTCAGAATTGTAGCCTTAAAAAAATTCAAACTTTCTGAAGAGCGTGCAGGTCAGTTTTATGAAGTTCATAAAGAAAGACCTTTCTACAATGATCTTAAGAAATATATGTCAAGCGGATTTATCATGCCAATGATTCTTGAGAAAGAAAATGCAGTGGCTGATTTCCGGAAATTGATCGGTGCAACAAACCCGGCAAATGCGGAGGATGGCACTATCCGTAAACTGTATGCTAAATCAATCGAAGCAAACGCAATCCATGGATCTGATTCTGATGAGAATGCTGCTATAGAAGGAAACTTCTTCTTCTCTGGATTAGAGCAGTTTTAA